Proteins encoded together in one Oceanobacillus iheyensis HTE831 window:
- a CDS encoding RNA polymerase sigma factor gives MRIDDTQLFRRIQEKDEEALEQLYDRYEKLLFSFSLRMTNNETIAEEAVQDVFTKLWTKKLPYKKEKGKFSSWLLTITRNACLDLIRKTKTDNVEFQERDSLKEDNEPTPEEHVEWNEKRQQIKSAMQSLNDEQKEIIELFYFKGLSQSKISEACNIPLGTVKGRVRLALNHLNKQMENTNERGIQS, from the coding sequence ATGCGAATAGATGACACACAACTATTTCGGCGTATTCAGGAAAAAGATGAAGAAGCGTTAGAGCAATTATATGATCGCTATGAAAAACTACTCTTTTCATTTTCTCTTCGAATGACGAACAATGAAACAATCGCAGAAGAGGCTGTTCAAGATGTTTTTACAAAGTTATGGACAAAAAAACTTCCATATAAAAAGGAAAAAGGAAAGTTCTCTTCTTGGCTACTAACTATTACGAGGAACGCTTGTTTAGATTTAATTAGAAAAACAAAGACAGACAATGTTGAATTCCAAGAAAGAGATAGCTTAAAAGAAGACAATGAACCTACACCAGAAGAACATGTAGAATGGAATGAAAAAAGACAACAAATCAAATCTGCAATGCAGAGTTTAAATGATGAACAAAAAGAAATTATCGAATTATTTTATTTTAAAGGATTATCACAATCCAAAATATCTGAAGCATGCAATATACCTTTAGGAACAGTGAAAGGAAGAGTACGATTAGCGCTAAACCATCTAAACAAACAAATGGAAAATACGAATGAAAGGGGGATTCAATCATGA
- a CDS encoding anti-sigma factor, which translates to MTKLTCDNLIDYINHQLTEEERKSFEQHLEECEECKSELDELQELMDDLPYHSNPEPVPSDMKQRVLANVLDSESSINNSKNTEEEVKKDKLVQVPKKKNNTWLKPVLAAGLTLSLIGNGAALYYINAGSTEESNPPIDSVNQIANKYQMQASENVNANATAFLLDQKETPTLMIQADNLPDLTGDETYQVWVLEGETPHRAGTFTVDQDGTGAVTHSLENIEDYNYDTIAITKEPNANSQTPQGEIILHSAF; encoded by the coding sequence ATGACAAAGCTTACTTGCGATAATTTAATCGATTATATTAATCATCAATTAACCGAAGAAGAAAGAAAATCTTTTGAACAGCATCTTGAAGAATGCGAAGAATGCAAAAGTGAATTAGATGAGCTACAAGAACTAATGGATGATCTCCCTTATCATAGCAATCCAGAGCCAGTTCCTTCCGATATGAAGCAAAGAGTATTGGCAAATGTTCTAGATAGTGAAAGCTCTATCAATAATAGTAAAAATACTGAAGAGGAAGTAAAAAAAGACAAACTTGTGCAAGTGCCAAAAAAGAAGAATAATACCTGGCTTAAGCCTGTATTAGCTGCCGGTCTTACCCTATCACTGATTGGGAATGGTGCAGCACTCTATTATATTAATGCTGGATCTACAGAAGAATCTAACCCGCCAATAGATTCAGTAAACCAAATTGCCAATAAATATCAAATGCAAGCTTCTGAAAATGTGAATGCAAATGCTACAGCATTTTTACTTGACCAAAAAGAGACGCCGACATTGATGATCCAAGCTGATAACCTACCTGACCTAACAGGTGATGAAACGTATCAAGTTTGGGTGTTAGAAGGAGAAACACCACATCGAGCAGGAACTTTCACTGTTGATCAAGATGGTACAGGTGCTGTCACCCACTCCTTAGAAAATATAGAAGATTATAATTACGACACTATTGCCATCACAAAAGAACCAAATGCAAATAGTCAAACTCCACAAGGAGAAATTATTTTGCACAGTGCTTTTTAA